The window ACATTTGAATTCATATGTGAAGATTACTATTCGGATGTATTTGTTTTTGGAGACAGCTATGTAAATAGTTCCAGTCCTGCTAGGTGGCCATATTATACCCATGCTGCAGGCTATCAATTTTTGTGTGATGGATTGCCGGGAGGTGGATCTAAAGACGGCTTTGATTTTATAAATGCTGCCTTTTCAATTCACCAACCCAAATACGCCATTTGGTGTTTGGGCATGAACGACAAAAGTGATGAGGACAGTATCGCCAATGAAAATTGGAAAAACTATGTGGAAAAGGTTAAGGACCTCTGTGCTAAAAACAATGTAACATTAATTTTTTCTACGGTCCCTTCTGTTGAGAAAAGAAATAATAGAGGCAAAAATGATTATATCAGGGCTTCCGGATATAGGTACATTGATTTTGATAAAGCTGTTTCTGATGGAGCGGGCAATTGGAAAGAAGGAATGTTAGCCAAGGATGGAGTACATCCTACCGAAAAAGGTGCAGAAGCAATGGCTGATAGATTTCTAGTAGATTTTCCGGAAATAAAAAATTACA of the Cyclobacterium marinum DSM 745 genome contains:
- a CDS encoding SGNH/GDSL hydrolase family protein → MKLEFKNKPIRFLTILILAISTSGFIINETRQHHLNISPPTEVEIHPQKLSNFTLKEGETYQLVNSSIKQFYTISFKGTIEKFDTLSIGKGSGRYLTSNLTITPDSIISTRVTNVTSRKAFKHELQLKNDLSIKIDRGLSSSTVTIINESDTLSFSSDFIGMNQPFIHSSGTQIAVDTFEFICEDYYSDVFVFGDSYVNSSSPARWPYYTHAAGYQFLCDGLPGGGSKDGFDFINAAFSIHQPKYAIWCLGMNDKSDEDSIANENWKNYVEKVKDLCAKNNVTLIFSTVPSVEKRNNRGKNDYIRASGYRYIDFDKAVSDGAGNWKEGMLAKDGVHPTEKGAEAMADRFLVDFPEIKNYKR